One part of the Salmo salar chromosome ssa10, Ssal_v3.1, whole genome shotgun sequence genome encodes these proteins:
- the LOC106561801 gene encoding fin bud initiation factor-like, translating into MASIPLVLLLLMSFLALYWAVYTGPLKPEMSNGTFHHFFVPDGDYEDNDDPEKCQMLFKFADRRACGVHQDEDSDSMVRDDFIIVKHQIEDAARLLESIGMSISHDLDGEDSYEKFLTGEITQISEAFTSVEKSLLELEVKFKQSQDSDLRGESQLNDYVLKPIYEVKDSLRETTDISLGLRDKHELLSLIVRSQGSRLSRLKTDYLNV; encoded by the coding sequence ATGGCTTCTATTCCACTGGTGCTGCTACTTTTAATGTCTTTTTTGGCGCTTTACTGGGCAGTTTATACCGGACCGTTAAAACCGGAAATGTCCAACGGGACTTTTCATCATTTCTTCGTACCGGACGGCGATTATGAGGATAATGATGACCCCGAGAAATGTCAAATGCTTTTTAAATTCGCAGACCGGCGTGCGTGTGGTGTCCATCAAGATGAAGACAGCGATTCAATGGTACGTGACGACTTTATCATCGTGAAGCATCAAATTGAAGACGCCGCAAGGTTGTTGGAAAGCATCGGTATGAGTATTTCACACGACCTGGACGGAGAAGATAGCTATGAGAAGTTTCTCACTGGGGAGATCACACAGATCTCTGAGGCTTTTACAAGCGTGGAGAAATCTCTCCTGGAGTTGGAGGTGAAATTCAAACAGAGTCAAGACAGCGATCTGAGAGGGGAGAGCCAGCTCAATGACTATGTTCTGAAGCCTATCTATGAAGTTAAGGACTCACTGAGGGAGACAACGGACATTTCATTGGGACTCAGAGATAAACATGAACTGTTGTCTCTCATTGTTCGCAGTCAAGGATCAAGATTGAGTCGCCTCAAAACAGATTATCTCAATGTATAG